From Streptomyces sp. TLI_235, a single genomic window includes:
- a CDS encoding chromosome partitioning protein: protein MRIAVCQNKGGSGKSAMVVNLAAALAEAGEEVDVADVDPQGNASRRLGARPEPDQMTISEAIKCDALGAARDAYVPCGWGGIYGRRIRVLPARFELENRISEAGTVGAVKRLRRALAGCDDRRITLLDCPPSLGHLTQLAMVAADVVLIVAEPEFDGIEGAVRVLNFVRDHADDLSNPRLRVAGVVPSRVRTGLGVHDFQIEGLDTCFPGLVWAPHIRERAVVKAAADSVAPLRSLRTVPAREVADDFAKLAEKVQHLQEAAA from the coding sequence ATGCGGATTGCGGTGTGTCAGAACAAGGGCGGCTCGGGGAAGTCGGCGATGGTGGTGAACCTCGCCGCAGCCCTGGCCGAGGCCGGCGAGGAGGTCGACGTCGCCGACGTCGACCCGCAGGGGAACGCGTCCCGCCGGCTGGGTGCCCGGCCGGAACCGGACCAGATGACGATCAGCGAGGCGATCAAGTGCGACGCGCTGGGCGCGGCCAGGGACGCGTACGTGCCGTGCGGGTGGGGCGGGATCTACGGTCGGCGGATCCGTGTCCTGCCGGCCAGGTTCGAGCTGGAGAACCGGATCTCCGAGGCCGGTACGGTCGGCGCCGTGAAACGGCTCAGACGGGCGCTGGCGGGGTGCGACGACCGGAGGATCACACTGCTCGACTGCCCGCCCTCCCTCGGGCACCTGACTCAGCTCGCGATGGTGGCCGCCGACGTGGTGCTCATCGTGGCCGAGCCGGAGTTCGACGGGATCGAGGGTGCCGTGCGGGTGCTGAACTTCGTCCGGGACCACGCCGACGACCTCAGCAACCCTCGGCTCCGCGTGGCCGGTGTCGTCCCGTCGCGGGTCCGCACGGGTCTCGGTGTCCACGACTTCCAGATCGAGGGCCTCGACACCTGCTTCCCCGGCCTGGTGTGGGCGCCGCACATCCGCGAGCGGGCCGTCGTCAAGGCCGCCGCCGACTCCGTGGCACCGCTCCGTTCGCTGCGGACCGTCCCCGCCCGCGAGGTCGCGGACGACTTCGCCAAGCTCGCCGAGAAGGTTCAGCACCTCCAGGAGGCCGCGGCATGA
- a CDS encoding DNA replication protein DnaC, whose product MARTASNTTAGTTKPDGQTSHTGRQTAADLAFLARAMKAPALLDAAERLAERARTESWTHTEYLVACLQREVSARDSHGGEGRIRAARFPAIKTIEELDVAHLRGMTRQQLGHLGTLDFIAARENAVFLGPPGTGKTHLATGLAVRACQAGHRVAFATAAQWVDRLAAAHQAGRLQEELVKLGRYPLIVIDEVGYIPFESEAANLFFQLVSNRYERASVIVTSNKPFGRWGETFGDETVAAAMIDRLVHHAEVHSLKGESYRMRGRELGRVPTTDND is encoded by the coding sequence ATGGCCCGCACTGCTTCGAACACTACGGCCGGCACGACGAAGCCGGACGGACAGACGTCCCACACCGGCCGGCAGACCGCCGCCGACCTGGCGTTCCTCGCCCGCGCGATGAAGGCTCCCGCGCTGCTGGACGCCGCCGAGCGCCTGGCGGAGCGCGCCCGCACCGAGTCCTGGACCCACACCGAGTACCTGGTCGCCTGCCTGCAGCGCGAGGTCTCCGCCCGTGACAGCCACGGCGGCGAGGGCCGCATCCGCGCCGCCCGCTTCCCCGCGATCAAGACCATCGAGGAACTCGATGTCGCCCATCTGCGGGGCATGACGCGCCAACAGCTCGGTCACCTGGGAACATTGGACTTCATAGCGGCCAGGGAGAACGCCGTTTTTCTGGGGCCGCCAGGCACCGGCAAGACGCACCTGGCCACCGGCCTCGCGGTGAGGGCCTGCCAGGCCGGCCACCGGGTCGCGTTCGCCACCGCCGCCCAGTGGGTCGACCGCCTCGCCGCAGCCCACCAGGCCGGCCGGCTCCAGGAGGAGCTGGTCAAGCTCGGCCGCTACCCGCTGATCGTGATCGACGAGGTCGGCTACATCCCGTTCGAGTCTGAGGCGGCGAACCTGTTCTTCCAGCTCGTCTCGAACCGCTACGAGAGAGCCAGCGTGATCGTCACCTCGAACAAGCCCTTCGGACGGTGGGGAGAGACCTTCGGCGACGAGACCGTCGCCGCCGCCATGATCGACCGGCTCGTCCACCACGCCGAGGTCCACTCCCTCAAGGGCGAGTCCTACCGCATGCGGGGCCGCGAACTCGGTCGCGTCCCCACCACCGACAACGACTGA
- a CDS encoding putative lipoprotein with Yx(FWY)xxD motif, with protein sequence MNRFITLSVGVAAMAATASGCSSTGTTTSSTPTASTSAPTTATGSAAPSRSVATVKTASSPFGQILVDGSGRTLYLFKADTGTTSTCNGSCTQNWPPQTTTGTPNSSGVTASLVGTTTRSDSSTQVTYNGHPLYYFFKDTKPGETNGQGVNAFGASWYVVSPSGDAITSAPSASASPSASSTGGGGGY encoded by the coding sequence ATGAATCGTTTCATCACCCTTTCCGTCGGTGTGGCCGCCATGGCAGCCACTGCCTCCGGATGCAGCAGTACCGGGACCACGACTTCCTCGACCCCGACCGCGAGCACCAGCGCCCCCACGACCGCCACCGGCTCTGCGGCTCCCAGCCGGAGCGTCGCCACGGTGAAGACGGCGAGCTCGCCGTTCGGTCAGATCCTGGTCGACGGTTCCGGCAGGACGTTGTATCTGTTCAAGGCCGATACCGGGACGACCTCGACCTGTAACGGCTCCTGTACGCAGAATTGGCCGCCGCAGACCACGACCGGGACACCCAACAGCAGCGGAGTGACCGCGTCCCTGGTCGGAACGACCACCCGTTCGGACAGCTCGACCCAGGTGACCTACAACGGCCACCCGTTGTACTACTTCTTCAAGGACACAAAGCCCGGAGAAACCAACGGTCAGGGCGTCAACGCCTTCGGCGCTTCGTGGTACGTGGTCAGTCCCAGCGGTGACGCGATCACCAGCGCACCCTCCGCGTCGGCTTCACCGTCTGCCAGTTCCACGGGCGGCGGTGGCGGCTACTGA
- a CDS encoding WD40 repeat protein, which yields MQFTYRAPAFAAAVLALPLLAGCASGDTAGAAGAVPPSSGTPAGQNAAGGSTGDSTFRGKDLVISAGCTVPASRPATVWVQGFDPSTWKKVASVEFTLPAQVVIDKRDHEELSALYSLCANDLPHEEPAGGTATSDAAFGPRVRQLFDRDFTELAVVTADDRTGARHVGYVDRAGKFTDLTGDGNGFATTPKEQDALFAPDGGSVWFTHLDAARQQHIASRSTSGSHEITEQWAGEPPATRDNILLLGGSPLRGLLGPSPRFSPDGTRVSDFVLGRGRSVTSVTASGPLANKGALSLPDYECEPSGWVDNHTLLCAHRESGSNPKHLNNFWTIDVDRLRPEASSQTTDGAGPDLLPMTDRANLPVAVSPDGKRLLFRSVQGKVEQPYVSALTPGAQPQQISGQDAATALGYGDVVLEWR from the coding sequence ATGCAGTTCACGTATCGGGCGCCGGCCTTCGCAGCGGCAGTGCTCGCGCTGCCGCTGCTGGCGGGCTGCGCCAGCGGCGACACGGCAGGGGCGGCCGGGGCCGTGCCGCCGAGCAGCGGGACACCGGCAGGCCAGAACGCGGCCGGCGGGAGCACCGGCGACTCGACGTTCCGTGGCAAGGACCTGGTGATCAGCGCCGGCTGCACCGTGCCCGCCTCCCGGCCCGCCACGGTGTGGGTCCAGGGGTTCGACCCGTCCACCTGGAAGAAGGTGGCCTCGGTGGAGTTCACCCTGCCCGCGCAGGTGGTGATCGACAAGCGGGACCACGAGGAGCTGAGCGCCCTCTACTCGCTGTGCGCGAATGACCTGCCGCACGAGGAACCGGCCGGCGGAACCGCCACCTCGGACGCGGCGTTCGGCCCGCGGGTCCGGCAACTCTTCGACCGCGACTTCACCGAGCTCGCGGTCGTCACCGCCGACGACCGGACCGGCGCGCGCCACGTCGGATACGTCGACCGCGCGGGCAAGTTCACCGACCTCACCGGGGACGGAAACGGCTTCGCCACCACCCCGAAGGAACAGGACGCCCTCTTCGCCCCCGACGGCGGAAGCGTCTGGTTCACGCACCTCGACGCCGCCCGCCAGCAGCACATCGCCAGCCGCTCGACCTCCGGCAGCCACGAGATCACCGAGCAGTGGGCCGGCGAACCGCCCGCCACCCGCGACAACATCCTGCTGCTCGGTGGCTCTCCGCTGCGCGGCCTGCTCGGCCCGAGCCCGCGGTTCAGCCCCGACGGCACCCGTGTCTCCGACTTCGTCCTCGGACGCGGCCGCAGCGTCACCTCCGTCACCGCGAGTGGCCCGTTGGCGAACAAGGGCGCCCTCTCGCTCCCCGACTACGAATGCGAGCCGTCCGGCTGGGTCGACAACCACACCCTGCTCTGCGCGCACCGCGAGTCGGGCTCGAACCCCAAGCACCTGAACAACTTCTGGACCATCGACGTTGACCGGCTGCGACCCGAAGCGTCGAGCCAGACCACGGACGGCGCCGGTCCCGACCTGCTGCCGATGACCGACCGTGCGAACCTCCCCGTCGCTGTCTCGCCGGACGGCAAGCGCCTGCTCTTCCGCTCGGTCCAGGGCAAGGTCGAGCAGCCGTACGTCAGCGCCCTCACCCCGGGGGCCCAACCCCAGCAGATCAGCGGTCAGGACGCTGCCACCGCACTCGGTTACGGTGACGTCGTCCTCGAGTGGCGTTGA
- a CDS encoding RNA polymerase sigma-70 factor (ECF subfamily): MTQPQQAGPDELAFQQYRTLLFSVAYRILGTAADAEDVVQDAWLKWSSADRSQVADPKAYLTRIISNLAMERLRSTRHQRETYVGPWLPEPVLTGPDTADGVAAADSVSMALLVVLETLSPLERAVFVLKEVFAFSHAEIAEAVERSEPAVRQAAHRAREHVQARRPRFTADRARQRDVTERFFAATAGGDINTLMELLSPDVTLWTDGGGKVRQALKPVVGLETVARWFSALGTVTYQGIEPGQMRAELTWINGGPGVVFRGPDRVVATLTFDFDPEGRIATIHNVANPDKLHAVADGTRLELS; encoded by the coding sequence GTGACCCAGCCGCAGCAGGCCGGCCCCGACGAGCTCGCCTTCCAGCAGTACCGCACGCTGCTCTTCTCCGTCGCCTACCGCATCCTCGGTACCGCCGCCGACGCCGAGGACGTGGTCCAGGACGCCTGGCTCAAGTGGTCGTCGGCCGACCGTTCCCAGGTTGCCGACCCCAAGGCCTACCTGACCCGGATCATCTCCAACCTGGCGATGGAGCGGCTTCGTTCGACCCGCCACCAGCGCGAGACCTACGTCGGTCCATGGCTGCCCGAGCCGGTCCTCACCGGCCCGGACACCGCCGACGGCGTCGCCGCGGCGGACTCGGTCTCCATGGCCCTGCTGGTCGTCCTGGAGACGCTGAGCCCCCTGGAGCGGGCGGTCTTCGTGCTGAAGGAGGTCTTCGCGTTCAGCCATGCGGAGATCGCGGAGGCGGTGGAACGTTCGGAGCCGGCCGTCCGGCAGGCCGCGCACCGCGCCCGCGAGCACGTCCAGGCCCGCCGGCCCCGTTTCACCGCGGACCGCGCCCGCCAACGCGACGTCACCGAGCGCTTCTTCGCGGCGACGGCGGGCGGCGACATCAACACCCTCATGGAGCTGCTCTCCCCGGACGTGACGCTGTGGACGGACGGCGGCGGCAAGGTCCGCCAGGCCCTCAAGCCGGTCGTCGGCCTGGAGACCGTGGCCCGCTGGTTCTCCGCGCTCGGCACCGTGACCTACCAGGGCATCGAGCCCGGGCAGATGCGGGCAGAGCTCACCTGGATCAACGGCGGCCCGGGCGTGGTCTTCCGCGGCCCGGACCGCGTGGTCGCCACGCTGACCTTCGACTTCGATCCGGAAGGCCGCATCGCGACCATCCACAACGTGGCCAACCCGGACAAGCTCCACGCCGTCGCCGACGGCACTCGGCTCGAACTCTCCTGA
- a CDS encoding NADH dehydrogenase FAD-containing subunit, whose amino-acid sequence MLDEVRTGGRRLRRRRRLAVGAGALAVLAPCGTGAVVAVGSPPTSVGPAAGGTGGPVHQDGMVQLDKLHDRMLVALRANLPAGYVNVVDGSEPTTFELVREDGGTVAVAAVMGNPLAAGTYPRSPCDAAGPCGQAYFADCRSVTLPDGSTGWLNKGTTNPVTGATLATPQGKLFGLGGVPSRSGHDVGPAPLDDLEALVRAPRWPQCSRVSRRTRRTEPRHGYSVPAAQAGSRVRFASDDVLIPRAAVRSLRCDAGHIGPMSRTEGQLASGGRPHSGNDRHEGDSRAMNATAAQQHEVLVLGAGYAGLSAAIQLAARTRRRGNLRVTLVNPYSTFTERLRLHMTATGQETAEMSIPELLDGTGAAFVRGWVTAVDAEAKTVRIDDDRILHYDTLVYGLGSIADTVAVPGVDDHAFTLDSPEDAVLLADRLARLDGGTVVVGGSGLTGVEAAAEIAERHPELQVVLLGRREPGAGMHPKAKAYLDAALARLGVRVRSGVDVVKVLPDGVELADGCSIPAVAVLWTSGTRVSPLAAAAGLSVDERGRVVTDGALRSVSHPDVYAVGDAAAIRQGYGVMHGTCQSGMPTGVHAALSILRTLAGKEPRPFRFGYYHTPVSLGRSDAVVQFTRPDDSPRRIVLTGKRAAKYKETVSAAPWATFARMKKMPASGAFWPHGGRYTRIRSAK is encoded by the coding sequence GTGCTGGACGAGGTGCGGACAGGCGGTCGCAGGTTGCGCCGCAGGAGGCGGCTGGCGGTCGGGGCGGGCGCGCTGGCCGTGCTGGCGCCGTGCGGGACGGGCGCGGTGGTAGCGGTGGGATCGCCCCCGACGTCGGTGGGGCCGGCGGCCGGAGGCACGGGCGGGCCGGTGCACCAGGACGGCATGGTCCAGCTCGACAAGTTGCACGACCGGATGCTCGTCGCGCTGCGGGCGAACCTTCCGGCGGGCTACGTGAACGTCGTCGACGGCAGCGAGCCGACCACTTTCGAGCTGGTCCGCGAGGACGGAGGCACTGTGGCGGTCGCGGCCGTCATGGGCAACCCACTCGCGGCCGGGACGTATCCGCGCAGCCCCTGCGACGCGGCCGGGCCCTGCGGGCAGGCGTACTTCGCGGACTGCCGGTCGGTCACCCTCCCGGACGGCTCGACCGGCTGGCTGAACAAGGGCACCACCAACCCGGTCACCGGCGCCACGCTGGCCACCCCGCAGGGAAAGCTGTTCGGACTCGGCGGTGTTCCCAGCCGCAGCGGCCACGACGTCGGCCCGGCCCCACTGGACGACCTCGAAGCCCTGGTCCGCGCCCCCAGGTGGCCGCAGTGCTCCAGAGTGTCCCGACGGACGCGCCGAACCGAGCCGAGGCACGGGTACTCCGTACCGGCGGCGCAGGCCGGTTCGCGCGTCCGGTTCGCCTCCGACGACGTGCTGATTCCGCGCGCGGCCGTCCGCTCCTTGCGATGTGACGCGGGTCATATCGGTCCCATGTCACGAACGGAAGGTCAGCTTGCGTCTGGTGGTCGTCCGCACAGCGGGAACGACCGCCACGAAGGAGACAGCAGAGCGATGAACGCGACAGCAGCGCAGCAGCACGAGGTCCTGGTCCTGGGCGCGGGCTACGCCGGGCTCTCCGCCGCGATCCAGCTCGCGGCCCGCACCAGGAGGCGTGGGAACCTGCGTGTGACGCTGGTCAACCCCTACAGCACCTTCACCGAGCGGCTCCGCCTGCACATGACCGCCACCGGACAGGAGACGGCCGAGATGAGCATTCCGGAGCTGCTGGACGGCACCGGCGCCGCCTTCGTCCGCGGCTGGGTCACCGCCGTGGACGCCGAGGCGAAGACCGTCCGGATCGACGACGACCGCATCCTGCACTACGACACCCTGGTCTACGGCCTGGGCAGCATCGCGGACACCGTCGCGGTCCCCGGCGTGGACGACCACGCCTTCACCCTCGACAGCCCTGAGGACGCCGTCCTCCTCGCCGACCGGCTGGCCCGGCTCGACGGCGGGACCGTCGTGGTCGGTGGCAGCGGCCTGACCGGCGTCGAGGCCGCCGCGGAGATCGCCGAGCGGCACCCGGAGCTCCAGGTGGTGCTGCTGGGCCGGCGGGAGCCGGGCGCGGGCATGCACCCGAAGGCCAAGGCGTACCTGGACGCGGCGCTCGCCCGGCTCGGTGTGCGGGTGCGCAGCGGCGTCGACGTGGTCAAGGTGCTGCCGGACGGCGTCGAGCTTGCGGACGGCTGCAGCATCCCGGCGGTCGCGGTGCTGTGGACCAGCGGGACCCGCGTCTCGCCGCTGGCTGCCGCCGCGGGCCTGAGCGTCGACGAACGCGGCCGTGTGGTCACCGACGGCGCGCTGCGCTCGGTCTCCCACCCGGACGTCTACGCCGTGGGCGACGCGGCGGCGATCCGTCAGGGCTACGGCGTGATGCACGGGACCTGCCAGAGCGGCATGCCCACCGGTGTGCACGCGGCCCTGTCGATCCTGCGGACGCTGGCCGGCAAGGAGCCCAGGCCCTTCCGCTTCGGCTACTACCACACACCCGTCAGCCTGGGCCGCAGCGATGCCGTCGTGCAGTTCACCCGCCCCGACGACAGCCCGCGCCGGATCGTGCTGACCGGCAAGCGGGCCGCGAAGTACAAGGAGACGGTCTCCGCCGCGCCGTGGGCGACCTTCGCCCGCATGAAGAAGATGCCCGCCTCGGGCGCGTTCTGGCCGCACGGCGGCCGCTACACCCGGATCAGGAGCGCCAAGTGA
- a CDS encoding SpoIID/LytB domain protein — MSVIRGLRPTLIGVTAMATVCCVSAGTAVASGLASPSASPSKSITLSGTVKDARAERVSGEVITPPASMPAVNGARIEVNGTLVGRTDRAGAFKFDYPDPTGKPVTITVTAPGFGAYQLAGVTPEHTGDSLTVQLTGKAQSGSDQAAPAPDPLNRAAAVTAQATAGSCGGYSSDSTPPSTIRVLQYSQHTSAGAPVAGTQIGVVSVPFQSYVQDVLANEWIPSWQPDALKAGAMAAKTYAWYQVNHWRGGSYGGTCYNVDDSINYQRYIPGSATAATNAAVAATWNTVMTRNGSVFQASYQATLTNNPSEACGSGLSRYPDTLSQWGSQNCALAGNSWQSILSRYYPGVSFSGVSASALGTVSFDAAGGHVGFVDTNGNVANDWATSTGWAGPALLGGQARADSPVVFSPSGDKVFFIDTNGNVANDWYANGSWQGPALIGGKARAGSSLVTDAAGYRVAFVDTDGNVANDWATSSGWQGPALLGGQARSDSPLAFNANSDHVFFIDTNGNVANDWATSSGWQGPALIGGQARAGSGLATDAAGYRVAFVDTDGNVANDWATSSGWQGPALLGGQARSDSPLAFDANSDHLYFIDTNGNVANDWATSSGWQGPALIGGQARAGSGLSTTNAGNLVAFVDTNGFVANDWQTSSGWQGPALLGGTSR, encoded by the coding sequence TTGTCAGTCATCCGCGGCCTACGCCCGACGCTCATCGGTGTCACGGCGATGGCGACCGTGTGCTGTGTGTCGGCAGGAACGGCAGTCGCGTCGGGGCTGGCGTCGCCGAGCGCTTCGCCATCGAAGTCGATCACCCTGTCGGGGACCGTGAAGGACGCCCGCGCAGAAAGGGTGTCCGGCGAGGTGATCACCCCTCCCGCCTCGATGCCGGCCGTGAACGGCGCACGCATCGAGGTGAACGGCACCCTCGTGGGCCGCACCGACCGTGCGGGCGCGTTCAAGTTCGACTACCCGGACCCGACCGGTAAACCCGTGACGATCACGGTGACCGCTCCGGGATTCGGCGCCTACCAGCTGGCCGGCGTGACCCCGGAACACACCGGTGACTCGCTGACCGTGCAGCTCACGGGCAAGGCGCAGTCGGGCAGCGACCAGGCCGCACCCGCGCCGGACCCGCTCAACCGGGCCGCCGCGGTCACGGCGCAGGCGACGGCAGGCAGCTGCGGCGGCTACTCGTCCGACTCGACCCCGCCCTCTACCATCCGGGTGCTGCAGTACTCACAGCACACCAGCGCGGGGGCGCCGGTAGCGGGCACGCAGATCGGCGTGGTCAGTGTGCCGTTCCAGTCGTACGTCCAGGATGTGCTGGCCAATGAGTGGATACCCTCCTGGCAGCCTGACGCGCTGAAGGCAGGCGCGATGGCGGCGAAGACCTACGCGTGGTACCAGGTCAACCACTGGCGCGGCGGATCCTACGGCGGCACCTGCTACAACGTCGACGACTCCATCAACTACCAGCGCTACATCCCCGGCTCGGCCACCGCCGCCACCAACGCCGCTGTTGCGGCGACCTGGAACACGGTGATGACACGGAACGGCTCGGTCTTCCAGGCCTCGTATCAGGCCACGCTCACCAACAATCCGTCCGAGGCCTGCGGCTCCGGACTGTCCCGCTATCCGGACACGCTCAGCCAGTGGGGGTCGCAGAACTGCGCCCTCGCCGGTAACTCCTGGCAGTCGATACTGAGCCGCTACTACCCCGGCGTATCGTTCAGCGGGGTGTCAGCTTCAGCTCTCGGCACGGTGTCGTTTGATGCTGCCGGTGGTCACGTCGGGTTTGTGGACACCAATGGCAATGTGGCCAATGACTGGGCGACGAGCACGGGTTGGGCGGGTCCGGCGCTGCTTGGTGGGCAGGCTCGTGCGGATTCGCCGGTGGTCTTCAGTCCCAGCGGCGACAAGGTGTTCTTCATCGACACCAATGGCAATGTTGCCAACGACTGGTATGCCAATGGCAGTTGGCAGGGTCCGGCGCTGATCGGCGGTAAGGCCCGCGCCGGTTCCTCCCTCGTCACCGACGCCGCCGGGTACCGGGTCGCGTTCGTGGACACTGACGGCAATGTCGCGAACGACTGGGCGACCAGCAGTGGCTGGCAGGGTCCTGCGCTGCTGGGCGGCCAGGCCCGGTCCGATTCCCCGCTGGCGTTCAATGCGAACAGCGACCATGTCTTCTTCATCGACACCAACGGCAATGTCGCGAACGACTGGGCGACCAGCAGTGGCTGGCAGGGCCCGGCGCTGATCGGTGGGCAGGCCCGGGCCGGATCCGGCCTCGCCACCGACGCCGCCGGGTACCGGGTCGCGTTCGTGGACACTGACGGCAATGTTGCCAATGACTGGGCGACCAGCAGTGGCTGGCAGGGTCCTGCGCTGCTGGGCGGCCAGGCGCGTTCTGACTCCCCGCTGGCGTTCGACGCGAACAGCGACCACCTCTACTTCATCGACACCAACGGCAATGTCGCGAACGACTGGGCGACCAGCAGCGGCTGGCAGGGCCCGGCGCTGATCGGTGGCCAGGCCCGGGCCGGATCCGGCCTCAGCACCACCAATGCCGGCAACCTTGTCGCCTTCGTCGACACCAACGGCTTCGTCGCGAACGACTGGCAGACCAGCAGTGGCTGGCAGGGACCGGCCCTGCTCGGCGGAACCAGCCGCTGA